GATCCTATTAACAATAGGTTACGGCTATCTTATCGGCCTCGGGTTGGGATGGGAGAGTGCTCCTTCTCTTTGGCTGGGAGGTCTTATTTCCCTCTCCAGCACGATGGTCATTCTGAAAACGTTGATGGCCCAGGGGATGATAGGGACCTTATCGAGCCGGGTGATGATAGGTATCCTGATTGTTCAGGATCTTGCCGTCGTTTTGTTATTAATCCTTCTGCCACAACTATCCAATCCCGCAGCAGGTATGCCTGTTATTGCCATTGCTCTGGTTAAATCAATCCTTTTTCTTGCTTTTATGCTTTTGCTCGGAACTCGTTTGTTGCCACGATTGTTGTCGATAATTGCCCATTGGAACTCACGCGAATTATTCCTCTTGACGATTATAGCGATCGGTTTAGGCATTGGCTATGCGACGTATCTTCTCAATCTGTCATTCGCGTTTGGTGCGTTTGTCGCCGGCATGGTCCTCAGTGAATCTGATTATGGACATCAGGCACTGAGTGACATTATTCCCTTACGCGATTTATTCGGGCTTCTTTTCTTTACCTCCGTCGGGATGCTTTTAGATCCATTATTTTTATTCGCAAATTGGGTGGGAGTCCTGCAGCTGGTTTTATTGGTTGCTGTTGGTAAAAGCTTAATCATGGCCGGTATTGTTCGCAGCTTTGGTTACGGCAATGTTATCCCTCTTGCCGTCGGATTAGGGATGTTTCAGATTGGTGAATTCTCTTTCGTTTTGGGTCGTGTCGGCTTGGAGGGTAATTTTCTGAATCTGGAACAATATTCATATGTGCTGTCAGCGACGATTATTAGTATGCTGATTACGCCGTTTGCTTCGGCTTTGACCGCCCCTCTTTATGGTCTGAAAAAACGCTATTCAAAAAAAGAACTTCTGGAAACGATCAATATCCCTGATGGGGGATTGCATGGTCATATTGTTATTGCTGGTGGGGGACGGGTTGGACAGCATGTTGCTTACCTTTTAGCGAAGCTTGAAGTTCCGTTTGTTGTTATTGATCTGGGGCATCGTGTTATTGATGATTGTAAAGAGCGCGGATATTCGGCAATTTATGGAGATGCTGCTCAACCCGTTGTCCTTGAAGCAGCGAATTTGTCCGATGCAAAGCAGCTGTTGATTACGATTCCCCATATTACGACGACAGAAACAATTGTCCATTTTGTCAGGAAACATCATCCTGGGCTGAATATTGTTGTCCGGTCAGTGGGTGCCGCTCAAATGAAAGCTCTTTATGATCATGGTGTTTACATGGTTATTCGACCGGAGCTGGAAGGGGGACTCGAGATCGCGCGACAGGTTTTACTGAATTTGAAGATACCTGTTCCCATTATCCAAAAATTTACCGACGATGCGCGTCAGGATCACTATCAACAACTTTATGAGGATCAGGCGGGTTTGAATAATATCAGACTGTTGCAAAAAGCACGGGATTCGCTCGAATTGAACTGGCAGGAACTCACCGCTGAAAGCTGGTTGGTTGGGCGCAGTTTACGTCAACTTGATATCCGAAAAACAACGGGCGCTTCTGTCGTGGGCGTTTTGCGCGAAGGAAAGTTTATTCCCAACCCCTCTGCCGATCTTGTTTTTAAGGCAGAAGATATGATTGCATCAATTGGGAGCCCACAGTCATGTCATTGGCCGCAACAAGAAGAAAATCACTAAAAAAGAAAGGCCGCCTGAAATCAGGCGGCCTTTCTTTTGAACATGTATTTTGGAATGCTTTGCTTATTTACCGGCAGCAGCACGTTTTGCTGCTTTAAGTGGGTTGACTCGTACATCGTCAACTTTCAGGTCGATTTTCTTGTGTGTTGCAAAATTACACAGACCGTTAGCCCACTTTGCTGCAGGGTCAGGGTAAGAACTGCAAACATCACCAATGCTACCTTTGGTTACCCGTTCGCATCCTTGACATTCTTCAACGATGACCTGGCAGCTGCCACTTGGTGCGGAGCAACCAGCTTTTTTCCAAAAACTACATTCGGTACCTGCGAGAACCGTTTGGCACTGCATATCGTTTCCTCCTATATATTGTTCCTGTGATTCAGGTTAAGAACACATACTAATAACGAATTTATTTTCTGGAGTCAACGTTTTTTTGTGCCTGTTTTTCAGGTGATAAAACTATTTTTATTCAATCTATAGGTGACAATGGCGATCAGAATAATAATGCCAATAACGTACATTGGAATGGTGAAACTCCCGGTTAAATCAAAGAAAAAACCAGCAAATAGTGGTGCTACAGCTCCGGGAATATTTGCAGAAAACATCCATCCATAGATGGAGCCAACTTTATCTGCACCCCAGATTCCGGCCACTGATCCGGCATATATAACCAATACTCCTCCATAGTTAAATCCCGCTATGAGGGAAAAAATTTGTAGCCCGGTGGATGATGTCAGAATAAACGGTGAAGCGAACAGCAAAATAGCTTGAGAGAGGAGATTCAGCTGAATAACGGTTGAACTATTGAAGCGGTCAAAGATGCTGCCCCACAGGACTCTGCCGGCAGCGTTAGCCAGAGCAAAAAAGGAGACAGCACTGACTCCGCTCATTAATGTCGCGTCTGAGTAAAGTTCCTTGATATTTGCATTAACAGCAAATCCAGCTGCCAGGCCGGTAAACATGGAAAAATAGAGGATGAGAAACCGGTTGTCGGTAATAACTTCACGGACTTTTAATTTGAGTGTCTCCGCTTTTGCAAAACCGGGAGGATTCTGCATGAAGAAACCGGAGAAAACGATGAGGACAGTAAATGCAAAACCGAAATATCCAAATAGCGTGAAAGGTGTCATGTTGAGTTTCAACAAGTATCCAGCTACGGTACTAATTAGAGCAGCTCCCCCGCCAAAACCAGCAACGGCAATTCCCGTCACCAGTCCTTTATTGTTGGGAAACCATTTTATGCAGGTGGATATCGGAACGATATACGCAATTCCTGCACCAATACCTGCAATGATGCCGTTTCCCAGAATGGTGTAAGTGAAGTTATCAATCCCGAATGAAGAAATTAACCAGCCACTGCCAAACAGAAGGCCACCGCAAATAGCCGCGATCCTTGGTCCATATTTGTCAACCAGTGTTCCGGAAAAAATCATTGTCAGAGGAAAAACAAAATAAAAGATCGAGAATGGAATCTGCGCTTGAGTTTGAGAAATGCCGACGATAGTTTTGATATGTTGAACATAAACAGACCAGGAGTAGGTTGCTCCCAGGCACAGTTGCATCAGCAGGGCCGATAAAATAATCATGATCCGCATATGTTTCTCCATGAATGAAGGATTGACGATCTTTCAAACTAGAAACATTTTTAAATATTGTCAATGATCTAAGTTTGTTAATATTAAATGATTGTACGGGTAAAGTAGAGAGGTTAATCTGGAAATGAAAAAAGAAAAGGATACGGCTTTGGTGAACTCGAAGGAATGGGAAGGCATCTGCGAGCGCTGCGGTCGTTGTTGTTATGAAAAATATGAATATCGGGGCAAAATTTTTTATTCTGATACCCCCTGTAAATATCTTGATACGAAAACACATCTGTGCCGGATTTACCACCAGCGTTTTAAACTTAATCCGGAGTGTGTTTGCCTGTCACCAGAACTGGTGAAGACAGGGATACTGCCGGAAGATTGTCCCTATGTGAAAAATTCTGAATAATCAGTTTTCGTCGGCATTGCAACCTTGATGTCTCATCGATATGGTAATATATTGACAGAGTTATTCATCAATAAAAGGAGAGCTTTATGTCTCACATAAAATTTGGAACATCAGGCTGGCGTGGTATTTTTTGTGAAGAGTTTACTCTGGATAATGTCCGGGTTGTTGTTCAGGCCATCGCAGATCATCTGCATGCAGAAGGTTTGGCTGACAAGGGCGTTGTTGTTGGCTGCGATGCACGGTTTATGGGAGGAGATTTTTCCCGTGAGACCTCGCGTATATTGGCTGGAGCGGGGATAAAAAGTTATTTTTGTCAACGTGATACTCCAACACCGGTCATTTCTCATGAGTTGTTGAGAAGGAGGGCGGCCGGTGCGATTAATTTTACCGCAAGTCATAATCCTTATAATTATAACGGTATTAAATTTTCACCCGTTTCGGGGGGACCTGCATTGCCGGCGACAACCAATGATATCGAAACCCGTGCTAATGCGATGCTCGGAGAGATTGTCTTCAATAGTCTGGATTTACAAACTGCCGCTGAAAAAGGGTTGTTTGAAGAGATTGATCCCCGTGAAGAATATTTTAAAACGCTGCAAAGCTTGATTGATTTTAACGCGATAGCAGAGGCGGGAATGACCATTGCGGTCAACCCATTGTATGGATCAGGGCGTGGCTACCTTGACCGAATTTTAGAAGAAGCGGGTGTGATGGTTATCAAAGTCAATGACCATCTTGACCCCTATTTTGGTGGAAAACCCCCAGAGCCGGCTGAGGAATACATTCAGGATTTCATTGGCCTGATTCAAGGTGATGATTCCATTGTCCTCGGTTTGGCGACCGATGGTGACGCTGACCGATTTGGTATTATCGATCGTGATGGTTCTTATATTGAACCCAACTACATTCTCGCTCTCTTGTTTGACTATATGATTCGTCGCAAAGGTTTACGGGGTGATGCCGCACGAAGTGTCGCAACGTCACATTTGATCGATGCTGTGGCGGCACATCATGGTGTAAAAATTCTTGAAACGCCAGTTGGCTTCAAGTTTATCGGTGAATATATCAGTGAAGATAAAATTCTGATTGGTGGTGAAGAGAGCGCAGGGTTGAGTATCAAGGGTCATGTCCCCGAAAAAGATGGCATCCTGGCTTGTCTTCTTGTTGCTGAAATGGTGGCTGTCGAAAAAAAATCGTTGCGGGAACTGCTAACGGATCTCTACTCCAGAGTCGGTGAGATTTATACGAAGCGAATCAATATTCGTTTATCTCCGCACCTTGAAGCGGCTCTGCCTGCAAAATTTGAAAATCCACCTGAAAAAATCGGCGAAATGAAGATTGTGGAAATTATCCGGATTGATGGAAATAAATACTTGCTGGATGATGGCTCCTGGTTGTTGTTCCGTAAATCTGGAACCGAGCCGGTTGTCAGGTTGTATGCAGAAACAAAAAGCTTTGAATCTCTGGATAAACTTATTGAACTTGGGCGTGAATTCATTCTCGGGTAATTTGTCAAAAAAACATATCGCTATGGACTTGCTGGTTTTTTGCTCTGCGTCCCCGTGTTTTTTCGTGGGGGCGCAGTTTTTTGTTCAAAATAGGATTTCATAGACCTAATTCTTGTCGTTAAGGCTTCAGTAATATGAGACCCAGTTTGGTGCTGAAGTTGTTTATTCCAGTATTCAGACCGATAACAAAATCTTGAAAATTATCCTCTATCGTCTGCTGATCTGTAAAATGTCCCTGTGACGTTTGTCCATTTCCTTGACTGATTCTCCAGCGAATGTCGGTGTGAGTATATTCTCCTAATTTTCCTGAGAATTGATTAAACAGCAATTCTACTTTTATGGCATTTGCTGTTGCACTTTCCCAGGGGCCAACTGAAATGCTGCTGTTTGGTGCCATCATCGCCAGATTTTCACGGATGACCCTTGCCAGATTTTCTCGAAGCGGTTCTGCCCAGCGTTCGGTATCATAAAACAGAATGCCATTGTCATCATTGTTTGTGACGATTTGTGGTTGGTCGAGGTACTCAGGAAAATTAATAAGTTCAAGATGAATATCTTCATGAAAGTTTGGATGAATCTCCGGTATTTTATTTGTTTTTTTCAGGAGGTAGTAATTCATTGGCTGAGGAGTCCCACCGATCTGAATGCAGGAACTACAAAGAAAGAGTAAGACGAAAATCAGGTAGCGCATTATTTTGTTCCTCCATCAATCCTGCCACGTAAGAGCATCTGTGGATCACGGTCAAGCTCTGTTGTCATGTAGCGCAAAGTCCGCGCAGTACGATTGACTTCCTCAAGGGTTGTCCCCAGTTGTTTCAATAGTTGTGAGTCATTTTTGCTGAGACCTTTGATCTGTTGCATCGCTTCCGATGTTTTGACCGAAGCTTCATTAACCGCCAGAAGAGCAAGAGTAAACTGTTTCGCAATTGGGGCAACCTTGTCATCAATATGGGCAATTGTCGTTTGCGCTCGTTGCAGGGTCTGGTCTATTTTGTGATCAACATTGACAATGGTTTTCTGGCTTTGTGCCAGAGTTTCCTGCAGCGAAGTTGCGATGGGGAGCAACTGCTCGTTCATGTTTTGTAACAGCTGGTTTAATTGAGTGGTGGTGTCGTCAAATTTGGACAATGCATTGTGGAGACTTGGAGAGTTAATGAGCTTTTCAAATCCTTCGGCAGAACTGATTAATTTGTCAGCGAGTTCTTTGAGGGGAATATCCGCAAAAGTTTTGGTTAATTCTTCAAGACTGGAGGTGATAGCAGGAATTTCCGGATACTCGTTAGGATATCCGGTAAGGATAAGTGGCGTTTCCGGAAGCATATCAAGGTTGACATACAATTGACCCGTAACCAGACTATCAAGCTGCATTTGTGCACGTAACCCTTTATCAACCAGAGAAATCATGGGGTCATCGCCTTTCACGGTTGTTTTAATTGAATCCAGAACACCTTTGTTCGATCCTTCTGCTTTAAACCTGGATGGTTCAATTTCAATAACGATCGGAATGTAAAACTTAAATTCTTCGGGCTGCACTCTGACGTTTATTTCTCTGATCTGACCAATTTTAACTCCGCGAAAACGAACCGGAGAACCAACATTGAGACCTTTAACTGAACTGTCAAAATAAATAACATAGCTTCGGGTTTCAGATAAGAAACCTCCCGGTCCGAAAAACATCAGTGCCGCAACGGTTAATATAACTGCGCCGACCACAAAACTGCCGATAACCCGTGGATCAATTCTTTTACGTATACTCATAAAAACCTCTAAGTCTTTTTATTTGGTTCATTATTAACAGATTGGGGTGACCGGGTTAAAAACTGAATGACGCGCGAATCTTCAGAGGATTCGAGTAAATGTCCGGGTGCTCCGGTTGCTATGATTGTTTTCTCCGTGGGGTCCAGGAATATTGAATTATCTCCCAGCGTAAAGATGCTTGCGAGTTCATGGCTGACAATGACGACGGTGGCTCCAAGGCTGTCTCGCAACTCTAAAATTAAATCATCTAATAATCTTGAACTGACGGGATCAAGTCCTGCCGAGGGTTCATCAAAGAAAAGAATTTCGGGATCCAGAGCTATAGCTCTGGCAAGCCCCGCTCTTTTTCGCATACCTCCACTGATTTCAGAAGGGTAATAGTCTTTATATCGTGATAGTCCTACCAGAGAAAGTTTGTAGGATATAACGTCCTGAATCTGTTTATTGTTCAGATCTGTATGTTCTGTCAGCAGCAGTTCAATGTTTTCAGCCAGAGTCATGGAACTCCAGAGGGCTCCTCCCTGGAAAAGAACCCCTGATCGGCTGATGATTTTGTTCCGTTCCTGCAACGATGTGTTCCAAAGATTGACACCATTAACCAGAATGTCCCCTTTGCTTGGTTTTAGAAGACCTATAAGGTGCCTCAGAAGGGTACTTTTACCACAACCGCTGCCCCCCATAATGATAAAAATTTCACCCTTTTTTACACTAAAATGAAGGTTTTTCTGGATGACTGAGTCACCGTAGGCCATGGTCAGATTTTTAATTTCCAGATGTGGAGTTAATGCCATGATCAGAATCCTAAAACCTGACAGAGAACCGTGATGATTGCATCTGCTACGATAATGAGGACAATCGATGTGACAACGGCACTGGTCGCAGAAAATCCGACAGCAGAAGCACTTCGACCCGATTGTATTCCACGAAAACAACCAGCCGTTGCAATCAAAACCCCAAAGATTGCTGCTTTAACAATTCCGATCATAAAGTGAGAGAGTCCGACAAACCCCTGAATTTGTTGAAAATACTGAAAGAAAGAAATATCAAACATAGTAGCACTGACAATAGCTCCTCCAATGATGCCCATAAAATCAGCGTAGATGCAGAGTAGGGGCATTGTAATGATGAGCGCAATCAGACGCGGAAGAACAAGGAACTCGATAGGAGATACCGCAATTGTTTTCAAGGCATCGATTTCTTCATTGACCTGCATGGTTCCCAGCAGAGCAGCATAAGCAGCGCCAGTGCGGCCAGCCATGATTATAGCAGTCATCATCGCCCCCATTTCCCGTGCCATGCCCAGACCAACAAGGTTGGCTATGAAAATTTCCGCGCCGAATAAACGCAGTTGAACGGCTCCGACAAACGCGAGTATCATGCCGACTAAAACACTGATCAGGGTGACAATAAGTAAGGCGGAAGGGCCGGCAGCTTCAATTTGAAACAGCAGATCAGAGGTGCGAAAATGAGCTTTGCCCCGGAGAAAGTTGATAAAAGCTATAAAGACATCGCCAATAAATGTCAGCATCTCTGTCCAGCTGCGATGCATTTCGATGGTAACACTGCCGATTTTGGCTAGAATAGGCTGGCCGAGAAAAGCTCGGCGTTCGCTCCGGCGTTCCGGTATTGCGAAAGAGAGTTGCAGGAGTGTCTGGACGCCGGTAGGAAGAGCTTCACGAACGATCTCAATATTGTTCTTTTGACTGCTCTGAATTAAGCCGACGAGGAATGTCATTAACCCTGTATCCCAAGGACCCAGTCGCTCGCAGTTGAAATGGATTCTCTGTGGATGTAATGCCGGAAGCTGTAACAGGAGAGGTTCAATATCAGGAATGCCGCTTTGAAATCGCCAGTCGCCGACAAAATGGAGAGTGAGTCCATTATCATCAGTGATGAGCTGGTATTTTTCAGAATTATTGGCTTTCATGATAAATTTATGTCCCCACATGAGAGTTTAAAAAAGTAACATGACGACTTTCATAAAATCTACTTATTGATTGTGGGTGGGGTGAATATTTTTCAGCTCACTTCATTGATTAAGGGATGTTTCCGGCTCAAGAATTGTGACTTGATTGCGCCCGTTCTGTTTAGACATATAGAGCCCTCGATCAGCTGTTTCTATTAACACGTCCTTAGTTGTGGCAATCCCTTTTGGGTTGAGGGTTGTTGCCCCGGCACTGACAGTCACGTAGATTTGTTGCCCATCGACTAAGGTTGCAATTCCTTCAACGCATCGTCTGAGCCTTGCTGCAAAAACTTTGGCTCCTGCTGTACTTGTTTCCGGCAGGATGACGGCAAATTCTTCGCCCCCATAACGGGCTACAATATCACAAGGTCGGACTGCTCCTGAGACGGCTTTGGCAATATTCATCAACACCAGATCCCCGGCGGGATGACCGTGAATGTCGTTGACTTTTTTAAAAAAATCGATATCAAACATAATGAGCGAAACAGATGTTTGATATCTGTTGGCCCGAGCGAGTTCATGGCTTAATGACTCCTGAAAGTACCGATGATTATAGAGACCCGTCAGTCCGTCACGATAGACCAGTTCTTTTAGCCGGGTGTTAGCGTCTTGCAATTCTGCATTTAATTTTTCAGCCTTTTCTTTTGCCTCTTGCATCTCCAGAATTAACTGCTCGTTACTCGTATTCAATTTGGCCAGCTCGGCATTAGCTTCCTGCAATAATGATGAATAGGGTTTTATTTCTCTGGGACTCAGTTCGAATGTTGTGATTATTTTACTACTGTTTGTAGCCACAGCGTCGAGAAGGTCTAGAGCTTGAGCTTCATCAATGTTGAATTTTTCAATTAATGTCAGCTGACATTTTCGTGCTAATTCTGCCGTTTCAGATCCCGTGTAGATCGTTGCTAATTGGTTACTCAGTTGAAGGATTTCAGCTGGGTTGCAACGAGGTTCCGTTCCCTCTTGTGGACCGTGATGGTAAAGAATGGGTTCACAGATGGAATTTGGCAGCAACCAGTTTGTTAATAATGCATAGCCGACTTGTTGGTGGTTGAATCCGTATTTTTTTTTCTCCAATACCGATAAATCTGCATGAGGCAATCG
This window of the uncultured Desulfuromusa sp. genome carries:
- a CDS encoding cation:proton antiporter, giving the protein MGIAADIIIIIVAALLGGLIAQQMRQPLLLGYILVGVVIGPFSGGIVSDPHEVEKLAEIGVALLLFALGLEFSLQDLKPVKYVALIGGPIQILLTIGYGYLIGLGLGWESAPSLWLGGLISLSSTMVILKTLMAQGMIGTLSSRVMIGILIVQDLAVVLLLILLPQLSNPAAGMPVIAIALVKSILFLAFMLLLGTRLLPRLLSIIAHWNSRELFLLTIIAIGLGIGYATYLLNLSFAFGAFVAGMVLSESDYGHQALSDIIPLRDLFGLLFFTSVGMLLDPLFLFANWVGVLQLVLLVAVGKSLIMAGIVRSFGYGNVIPLAVGLGMFQIGEFSFVLGRVGLEGNFLNLEQYSYVLSATIISMLITPFASALTAPLYGLKKRYSKKELLETINIPDGGLHGHIVIAGGGRVGQHVAYLLAKLEVPFVVIDLGHRVIDDCKERGYSAIYGDAAQPVVLEAANLSDAKQLLITIPHITTTETIVHFVRKHHPGLNIVVRSVGAAQMKALYDHGVYMVIRPELEGGLEIARQVLLNLKIPVPIIQKFTDDARQDHYQQLYEDQAGLNNIRLLQKARDSLELNWQELTAESWLVGRSLRQLDIRKTTGASVVGVLREGKFIPNPSADLVFKAEDMIASIGSPQSCHWPQQEENH
- a CDS encoding PxxKW family cysteine-rich protein, with amino-acid sequence MQCQTVLAGTECSFWKKAGCSAPSGSCQVIVEECQGCERVTKGSIGDVCSSYPDPAAKWANGLCNFATHKKIDLKVDDVRVNPLKAAKRAAAGK
- a CDS encoding MFS transporter, whose translation is MRIMIILSALLMQLCLGATYSWSVYVQHIKTIVGISQTQAQIPFSIFYFVFPLTMIFSGTLVDKYGPRIAAICGGLLFGSGWLISSFGIDNFTYTILGNGIIAGIGAGIAYIVPISTCIKWFPNNKGLVTGIAVAGFGGGAALISTVAGYLLKLNMTPFTLFGYFGFAFTVLIVFSGFFMQNPPGFAKAETLKLKVREVITDNRFLILYFSMFTGLAAGFAVNANIKELYSDATLMSGVSAVSFFALANAAGRVLWGSIFDRFNSSTVIQLNLLSQAILLFASPFILTSSTGLQIFSLIAGFNYGGVLVIYAGSVAGIWGADKVGSIYGWMFSANIPGAVAPLFAGFFFDLTGSFTIPMYVIGIIILIAIVTYRLNKNSFIT
- a CDS encoding YkgJ family cysteine cluster protein, whose protein sequence is MKKEKDTALVNSKEWEGICERCGRCCYEKYEYRGKIFYSDTPCKYLDTKTHLCRIYHQRFKLNPECVCLSPELVKTGILPEDCPYVKNSE
- a CDS encoding phosphoglucomutase/phosphomannomutase family protein yields the protein MSHIKFGTSGWRGIFCEEFTLDNVRVVVQAIADHLHAEGLADKGVVVGCDARFMGGDFSRETSRILAGAGIKSYFCQRDTPTPVISHELLRRRAAGAINFTASHNPYNYNGIKFSPVSGGPALPATTNDIETRANAMLGEIVFNSLDLQTAAEKGLFEEIDPREEYFKTLQSLIDFNAIAEAGMTIAVNPLYGSGRGYLDRILEEAGVMVIKVNDHLDPYFGGKPPEPAEEYIQDFIGLIQGDDSIVLGLATDGDADRFGIIDRDGSYIEPNYILALLFDYMIRRKGLRGDAARSVATSHLIDAVAAHHGVKILETPVGFKFIGEYISEDKILIGGEESAGLSIKGHVPEKDGILACLLVAEMVAVEKKSLRELLTDLYSRVGEIYTKRINIRLSPHLEAALPAKFENPPEKIGEMKIVEIIRIDGNKYLLDDGSWLLFRKSGTEPVVRLYAETKSFESLDKLIELGREFILG
- a CDS encoding PqiC family protein encodes the protein MRYLIFVLLFLCSSCIQIGGTPQPMNYYLLKKTNKIPEIHPNFHEDIHLELINFPEYLDQPQIVTNNDDNGILFYDTERWAEPLRENLARVIRENLAMMAPNSSISVGPWESATANAIKVELLFNQFSGKLGEYTHTDIRWRISQGNGQTSQGHFTDQQTIEDNFQDFVIGLNTGINNFSTKLGLILLKP
- a CDS encoding MlaD family protein, translated to MSIRKRIDPRVIGSFVVGAVILTVAALMFFGPGGFLSETRSYVIYFDSSVKGLNVGSPVRFRGVKIGQIREINVRVQPEEFKFYIPIVIEIEPSRFKAEGSNKGVLDSIKTTVKGDDPMISLVDKGLRAQMQLDSLVTGQLYVNLDMLPETPLILTGYPNEYPEIPAITSSLEELTKTFADIPLKELADKLISSAEGFEKLINSPSLHNALSKFDDTTTQLNQLLQNMNEQLLPIATSLQETLAQSQKTIVNVDHKIDQTLQRAQTTIAHIDDKVAPIAKQFTLALLAVNEASVKTSEAMQQIKGLSKNDSQLLKQLGTTLEEVNRTARTLRYMTTELDRDPQMLLRGRIDGGTK
- a CDS encoding ATP-binding cassette domain-containing protein codes for the protein MALTPHLEIKNLTMAYGDSVIQKNLHFSVKKGEIFIIMGGSGCGKSTLLRHLIGLLKPSKGDILVNGVNLWNTSLQERNKIISRSGVLFQGGALWSSMTLAENIELLLTEHTDLNNKQIQDVISYKLSLVGLSRYKDYYPSEISGGMRKRAGLARAIALDPEILFFDEPSAGLDPVSSRLLDDLILELRDSLGATVVIVSHELASIFTLGDNSIFLDPTEKTIIATGAPGHLLESSEDSRVIQFLTRSPQSVNNEPNKKT
- a CDS encoding ABC transporter permease, which translates into the protein MKANNSEKYQLITDDNGLTLHFVGDWRFQSGIPDIEPLLLQLPALHPQRIHFNCERLGPWDTGLMTFLVGLIQSSQKNNIEIVREALPTGVQTLLQLSFAIPERRSERRAFLGQPILAKIGSVTIEMHRSWTEMLTFIGDVFIAFINFLRGKAHFRTSDLLFQIEAAGPSALLIVTLISVLVGMILAFVGAVQLRLFGAEIFIANLVGLGMAREMGAMMTAIIMAGRTGAAYAALLGTMQVNEEIDALKTIAVSPIEFLVLPRLIALIITMPLLCIYADFMGIIGGAIVSATMFDISFFQYFQQIQGFVGLSHFMIGIVKAAIFGVLIATAGCFRGIQSGRSASAVGFSATSAVVTSIVLIIVADAIITVLCQVLGF
- a CDS encoding HDOD domain-containing protein, giving the protein MQTNENYHNMRQLIDKELNLPSLPVIAVQILNAVQKDDTALTVLGEIISADPALTAKMLQVANSALFNCNGEITNINRAMSVLGTNTIKNIALSFVIAAEFNDPNAGGFNHDRYWRHAVTAAVSAELLSKSFNLQYNDIFVTALLQDIGMLVISMTKGDEYNSILKEARLPHADLSVLEKKKYGFNHQQVGYALLTNWLLPNSICEPILYHHGPQEGTEPRCNPAEILQLSNQLATIYTGSETAELARKCQLTLIEKFNIDEAQALDLLDAVATNSSKIITTFELSPREIKPYSSLLQEANAELAKLNTSNEQLILEMQEAKEKAEKLNAELQDANTRLKELVYRDGLTGLYNHRYFQESLSHELARANRYQTSVSLIMFDIDFFKKVNDIHGHPAGDLVLMNIAKAVSGAVRPCDIVARYGGEEFAVILPETSTAGAKVFAARLRRCVEGIATLVDGQQIYVTVSAGATTLNPKGIATTKDVLIETADRGLYMSKQNGRNQVTILEPETSLNQ